A genomic region of Pseudopipra pipra isolate bDixPip1 chromosome W, bDixPip1.hap1, whole genome shotgun sequence contains the following coding sequences:
- the LOC135404633 gene encoding gastrula zinc finger protein XlCGF7.1-like, which yields MLRKKPFRCWECGKSFSQSFSLLRHQQIHTGARPYTCGECGKSFSQSYHLRTHQLIHTGERPYKCEECGKSFSRSFHLRSHQHIHTGECPYTCRECGKSFSDSSTLRKHHRIHTGERPYKCLDCGKRFPTRGNLYTHERTHTDERPFHCTDCGKWFKEKSHLVTHRRIHTGERPYKCGECGKRFTQIGVLTKHQRTHQ from the exons ATGTTGAG aaagaagcccttcaggtgctgggaatgtgggaagagcttcagtcagagctTCAGCCTGCTCCGCCACCAGCAAATCCACACTGGGGCACGTCCCTACACATGTGgagaatgtggaaagagcttcagccagagctaccacctccgcacccaccagctcatccacactggggaacggccctacaagtgtgaggaatgtgggaagagcttcagccggagCTTTCACCTTCgttcccaccagcacatccacactggagaatgtccttacacgtgtagggaatgtgggaagagcttcagtgacagctccaccctccgcaaacaccatcgcatccacactggggaacggccctacaagtgcttggattgtgggaagaggtttccaaCCAGGGGGAATCTCTACacgcatgagcggacgcacacggatgagaggcccttccactgcaccgactgtgggaaaTGGTTCAAGGAGAAATCCCAtcttgtcacccaccggcgcatccacaccggggagaggccctacaagtgtggggagtgtgggaagagattcaCCCAGATCGGTgtcttgaccaaacaccaacggacccaccagtaa
- the LOC135404635 gene encoding olfactory receptor 14A16-like yields MSNSSSLTQFLLLAFADRRELQLLHFWLFLAISLAALLANGLILSAVACDHHLHTPMGFFLLNLSLTDLGCICTTVPKAMHNSLWDTTTISYKGCAAQAFLLVFFLGAEYFLLTIMCYDRYVAICKPLHYGTLLGSRACAHMAAAAWATAFLIALLHTANTFSLPLCQGNALGQFFCEIPYILKLSCSQSGYLRERGLTVVIACLMFGCFVSIVFSYVQIFRAVLRIPSQQGRHKAFSTCLPHLVVVSLFVSTLFIAYLKPPSISSPSLDLTLSVLYSVVPPALNPFIYSLRNQELKDALRKLITGCFSESINSPSSACYVPQ; encoded by the coding sequence atgtccaacagcagctccctcacccagttcctcctcctggcatttgcagacaggcgggagctgcagctcctgcacttctggctcttcctggccatctccctggctgccctcctggccaacggcctcatcctcagcgccgtagcctgcgaccaccacctgcacacccccatgggcttcttcctgctcaacctctccctcacagacctgggctgcatctgcaccactgtccccaaagccatgcacaattccctctgggacaccacaaccatctcctacaagggatgtgctgcacaggcctttctgcttgtcttctttcttggagcagagtatttcctcctcaccatcatgtgctacgaccgctacgttgccatctgcaaacccctgcactacgggaccctcctgggcagcagagcttgtgcccacatggcagcagctgcctgggccactgcctttctcattgctctgctgcacacagccaatacattttccctgcccctgtgccagggcaatgccctgggccagttcttctgtgaaattccatacatcctcaagctctcctgctcacagtcaggctacctcagggaacgTGGGCTCACTGTGGTTATTGCCTGTTtaatgtttggttgttttgtttccattgtgttctcctatgtgcagatcttcagggctgtgctgaggatcccctctcagcagggacggcacaaagccttttccacgtgcctccctcacctggtcGTGGTCTCCCTTTTTGTCAGCACGTTATTcattgcctacctgaagcccccctccatctcctccccgtCCCTGGATCTgaccctgtcagttctgtactcagtggttcctccagcattgaaccccttcatctacagcctgaggaaccaggagctcaaggatgccctgaggaaactgATAACTGGCTGTTTTTCAGAAtcaataaactctccttcttctgcatgttatgtACCTCAATAA